The following are encoded in a window of Castanea sativa cultivar Marrone di Chiusa Pesio chromosome 9, ASM4071231v1 genomic DNA:
- the LOC142609792 gene encoding uncharacterized protein LOC142609792 — protein sequence MELSSDWKSFFPLSSVFKPPFLLADSKPILGPLFFNPKPKTLSVLFSSPFLPNPPPPFLQTHNLLSFQLPPSLLPHRSQLRPTRLLASFCQSFPFRHLGRQRRWRFTRKYRMSLEKENTKAFLILNENYTHIQGGQ from the exons ATGGAACTATCATCGGACTGGAAATCCTTCTTCCCATTATCGTCAGTTTTCAAACCTCCATTTCTCCTTGCAGACTCAAAACCCATATTGGGTCCTCTCTTCTtcaaccctaaacccaaaaccctttCTGTTCTCTTCTCCTCTCCATTTCtgccaaacccaccaccaccttTCCTCCAAACCCACAACCTCCTCTCCTTCCAACTCCCTCCTTCTCTTCTTCCCCACCGGTCCCAACTCCGACCGACTCGGCTTCTTGCTTCTTTCTGTCAAAGCTTCCCGTTTCGACATCTGGGGCGCCAAAGACGATGGCGTTTTACACGAAAGTACCGG ATGAGCTTGGAGAAGGAGAATACAAAGGCCTTTCTTATACTCAATGAGAATTATACGCACATTCAAGGAG GGCAATGA